From Kingella potus, a single genomic window includes:
- the hpnD gene encoding presqualene diphosphate synthase HpnD — translation MQPLEYCREKALSSRSSFLSGFRFLRGDRHNALLVLYAFCRELDDVVDGCSDKNIAEISLRWWQEDLAKVFSDGCPAHPVNQALKQIVGKFDMPHEELVEVIEGMRMDLRQSRYADFSSLSLYCYRVAGVVGRLIARILGFENRQTLEYAQKQGLALQLTNIIRDVGEDACMGRIYLPQDECRRFNVTENMILQCRPTEEFVALMDFQADRALQVYRDAKELLPPQDSKKQKAGLVMAAVYHALLLEIRRDGVGNVLKYKTGIPTPRKTRIALKTWLFGFKP, via the coding sequence ATGCAGCCTTTAGAATATTGCCGTGAAAAAGCGTTATCCAGCCGTTCCAGTTTTTTATCCGGTTTCCGTTTCCTTAGAGGAGACAGACATAATGCATTGCTTGTTTTGTATGCGTTCTGCCGTGAATTGGATGATGTTGTAGACGGTTGTTCGGATAAAAATATAGCCGAAATAAGTTTGCGGTGGTGGCAGGAGGATTTGGCAAAAGTATTTTCAGACGGCTGTCCGGCGCATCCTGTAAATCAGGCTTTAAAACAGATTGTTGGGAAGTTCGATATGCCGCATGAGGAATTAGTGGAAGTTATCGAAGGTATGCGCATGGATTTGCGACAGAGCCGTTATGCGGATTTTTCTTCCCTTTCTCTGTATTGTTATCGGGTTGCGGGAGTAGTCGGACGGCTGATTGCGCGTATTTTGGGGTTTGAAAACCGGCAAACTTTGGAATATGCGCAAAAGCAGGGTTTGGCCTTGCAATTGACCAATATTATTCGCGATGTCGGCGAAGATGCGTGTATGGGGCGGATTTATCTGCCGCAAGACGAATGTCGCCGTTTCAACGTAACGGAAAACATGATTCTCCAATGTCGTCCGACGGAAGAATTTGTTGCGCTGATGGATTTTCAAGCCGATAGGGCATTGCAGGTTTATCGCGATGCGAAGGAATTGCTTCCGCCGCAAGACAGCAAAAAACAAAAGGCAGGCTTGGTTATGGCAGCGGTTTATCACGCGCTGTTGCTGGAAATCCGCCGTGACGGAGTGGGCAATGTGCTGAAATACAAAACCGGTATCCCCACACCGCGTAAAACGCGCATTGCATTGAAAACCTGGTTGTTCGGATTCAAGCCATGA